The proteins below come from a single Microtus ochrogaster isolate Prairie Vole_2 chromosome 14 unlocalized genomic scaffold, MicOch1.0 chr14_random_3, whole genome shotgun sequence genomic window:
- the LOC101989896 gene encoding JNK1/MAPK8-associated membrane protein-like encodes MACFGLYCGKTLLFKNSSTEIYGECGACPRGQRTNEEKYCQPCTEPPELYDWLYLGFMALLPLVSHWLCIEWDSKKSCSSGVFFQQVSALLECSMAAVVTLLVSDPPGTLSIYSCGVRMLSDWYTMLYNPSPDYITTLHCTQEAVYPLYTIVLVYYAFCLVFMMLLRPFLVKKIQRSLYMPNPFESIYTALYFFPGLAVLQAVAGGLLYYAFPYIVLVASLANLAVFLVFAKIESYSDLIRKDRLLVLFNHWFLHAFGLIALSKENQLEQDLLLLFLVPVPALFYFFTTKFTKPSRIISEGAKGN; translated from the coding sequence ATGGCGTGCTTTGGACTCTACTGTGGGAAGAccctattatttaaaaatagctcaACTGAAATATATGGAGAGTGCGGGGCGTGTCCAAGAGGACAGagaacaaatgaagagaaatacTGTCAGCCTTGCACCGAGCCCCCGGAACTTTATGACTGGCTTTACCTAGGTTTCATGGCGCTGCTTCCTCTAGTTTCCCATTGGCTCTGCATTGAATGGGACTCAAAGAAAAGTTGTTCCAGCGGTGTGTTCTTCCAGCAAGTCTCTGCGCTACTTGAATGCAGTATGGCAGCTGTGGTCACATTACTTGTAAGTGATCCCCCCGGCACCCTTTCCATCTATTCCTGCGGGGTGCGAATGCTTTCAGACTGGTACACGATGCTCTACAATCCAAGTCCAGACTACATCACCACCCTGCACTGCACTCAGGAAGCCGTGTACCCACTGTACACCATCGTGCTCGTGTATTACGCTTTCTGCTTGGTATTCATGATGCTGCTCCGACCGTTTCTGGTGAAGAAGATCCAGCGGAGCCTATATATGCCAAACCCATTTGAAAGCATTTATACCGCCCTCTACTTCTTCCCGGGTTTGGCTGTGCTGCAAGCCGTGGCAGGAGGCCTCTTGTACTATGCCTTCCCCTACATCGTACTGGTGGCATCTTTGGCTAATCTGGCTGTGTTCCTGGTTTTTGCTAAAATTGAGAGCTACAGTGATCTGATAAGAAAGGACAGACTTCTTGTCCTGTTCAACCACTGGTTTCTTCATGCCTTTGGTTTAATTGCCCTCTCCAAAGAGAACCAACTTGAACAAGATCTGCTTCTTCtatttttggtgcctgtcccagccCTTTTTTACTTCTTCACTACCAAATTTACCAAACCATCAAGGATAATCTCAGAAGGAGCCaaaggaaactga